One window of the Pseudomonas knackmussii B13 genome contains the following:
- a CDS encoding CoA-acylating methylmalonate-semialdehyde dehydrogenase yields MSTTTAAVPTVKLFIDGKPVESTSSEWREVINPATQEVLARVPFATAAEVDRAVASAKAAFKTWKKTPIGTRARIFLKYQQLIRENMKELAAILTAEQGKTLPDAEGDVFRGLEVVEHAAGIGNLQLGELANNVASGVDTFTLLQPLGVCAGITPFNFPAMIPLWMFPMAIATGNTFVLKPSEQDPMVTMRLVELAHEAGIPPGVLNVVHGGPDVVNAICDHPDIKAVSFVGSTRVGTHVYNRASQAGKRVQCMMGAKNHAIVLPDANKEQSLNAIAGAAFGAAGQRCMALSVVILVGEANDWLPELVEKAKTLKVSGGSEPGTDVGPLVSCAALDRVSGLIERGIQEGASLALDGRNPQIAGYAKGNFVAPTIFAGVTAQMTIYREEIFGPVLCVMHAKTMDEAIEIINANPNGNGTALFTRSGAAARHFKEEIDVGQVGINVPIPVPVPMFSFTGSRGSKLGDLGPYGKQVVQFYTQTKTVTERWFDENEVGGAVNTTIHLK; encoded by the coding sequence ATGAGCACTACTACCGCTGCCGTCCCCACGGTCAAACTCTTCATCGACGGCAAGCCCGTCGAGTCCACCAGCAGCGAATGGCGCGAGGTGATCAACCCGGCCACCCAGGAAGTCCTGGCCCGCGTGCCCTTCGCCACCGCCGCCGAAGTCGATCGCGCCGTGGCCAGCGCCAAGGCCGCGTTCAAGACCTGGAAGAAAACCCCGATCGGCACCCGCGCGCGCATCTTCCTCAAGTACCAGCAACTGATCCGCGAGAACATGAAGGAGCTGGCGGCCATCCTCACCGCCGAACAGGGCAAGACCCTGCCCGACGCCGAGGGCGACGTATTCCGCGGCCTGGAAGTGGTCGAACACGCCGCCGGCATCGGCAACCTGCAGTTGGGCGAGCTGGCCAACAACGTCGCCAGCGGCGTCGATACCTTCACCCTGCTGCAGCCGCTGGGCGTCTGCGCCGGCATCACCCCCTTCAACTTCCCGGCGATGATCCCGCTGTGGATGTTCCCGATGGCCATCGCCACCGGCAACACCTTCGTCCTCAAGCCGTCCGAGCAGGACCCGATGGTGACCATGCGCCTGGTCGAGCTGGCCCATGAAGCCGGCATCCCGCCGGGCGTGCTGAACGTGGTCCACGGCGGCCCGGACGTGGTGAACGCGATCTGCGACCACCCGGACATCAAGGCCGTCTCCTTCGTCGGCTCGACCCGCGTCGGCACCCACGTCTACAACCGCGCCTCCCAGGCCGGCAAGCGCGTGCAGTGCATGATGGGCGCGAAGAACCACGCCATCGTCCTGCCCGACGCGAACAAGGAGCAGAGCCTCAACGCCATCGCAGGGGCGGCCTTCGGCGCCGCCGGGCAACGCTGCATGGCGCTGTCGGTGGTGATCCTGGTCGGCGAGGCCAACGACTGGCTGCCGGAACTGGTTGAGAAGGCCAAGACCCTCAAGGTCAGCGGCGGCAGCGAGCCGGGCACCGATGTCGGCCCGCTGGTTTCCTGCGCCGCGCTGGACCGTGTCAGCGGCCTGATCGAGCGCGGCATCCAGGAAGGCGCCAGCCTGGCCCTGGACGGCCGCAACCCGCAGATCGCCGGCTACGCCAAGGGCAACTTCGTCGCGCCGACCATCTTCGCTGGCGTCACCGCGCAGATGACCATCTACCGCGAGGAAATCTTCGGCCCGGTGCTCTGCGTGATGCACGCCAAGACCATGGACGAGGCCATCGAGATCATCAACGCCAACCCCAACGGCAACGGCACCGCCCTGTTCACCCGCTCCGGCGCCGCCGCCCGCCACTTCAAGGAAGAGATCGACGTCGGCCAGGTCGGCATCAACGTGCCGATCCCGGTGCCGGTGCCGATGTTCTCCTTCACCGGCTCGCGCGGCTCCAAGCTCGGCGACCTCGGCCCGTACGGCAAGCAGGTGGTTCAGTTCTACACCCAGACCAAGACGGTCACCGAACGCTGGTTCGACGAGAACGAAGTCGGCGGCGCGGTGAATACCACCATCCACCTCAAGTAA
- a CDS encoding LysR family transcriptional regulator, which produces MDWDNLRFFLELSRAGKLTVAARRLGVDHTTVARRLQALEKSIGAQLLVREPSGYRLTEAGHGLLPQAEAMESACKVIEKRLAGAEDNLSGKVRIGATEGYGSTLLTSQLVELNSRHPHLGVDLLAVPRALQLSRHEADIVITLERPDRGPYLVTRLTDYVLRLYASKDYLAEHEPIRTRDDLRQHALVGYVDDLLYSKELQYLDEIGRPLHMALRCTSILAQQRAVAEGAGLAILPAFAASEDPSLQPVLAGEIEFVRTFWMLMPTELKDIARMRTTWDFLREKADASQAVLMGRVG; this is translated from the coding sequence ATGGACTGGGACAACCTGCGTTTCTTCCTCGAACTCTCGCGTGCCGGCAAGCTCACCGTGGCCGCGCGGCGCCTGGGCGTGGACCACACCACCGTGGCCCGGCGCCTGCAGGCGCTGGAGAAGAGCATCGGCGCGCAGCTGCTGGTGCGCGAGCCGTCGGGCTACCGGCTGACCGAGGCGGGGCATGGCCTGCTGCCCCAGGCCGAGGCGATGGAAAGTGCCTGCAAGGTGATCGAGAAGCGCCTGGCGGGCGCCGAGGACAACCTGTCCGGCAAGGTGCGCATCGGCGCCACCGAGGGCTACGGCTCGACGCTGCTGACCTCGCAGCTGGTGGAGCTGAACAGCCGCCACCCGCACCTGGGCGTGGACTTGCTGGCGGTGCCGCGCGCGCTGCAGCTGTCACGCCACGAGGCGGACATCGTCATCACCCTGGAGCGCCCGGACCGCGGGCCCTACCTGGTCACCCGGCTGACCGACTATGTGCTGCGGCTTTATGCGTCGAAGGATTACCTGGCCGAGCACGAGCCGATCCGCACTCGCGACGACCTGCGCCAGCACGCGCTGGTCGGCTACGTCGACGACCTGCTCTACAGCAAGGAGTTGCAGTACCTCGACGAGATCGGCCGGCCGCTGCACATGGCCCTGCGCTGCACCAGCATCCTGGCCCAGCAACGCGCGGTGGCGGAGGGCGCGGGGCTTGCGATCCTGCCGGCGTTCGCCGCGAGCGAAGACCCGTCGCTGCAGCCGGTGCTGGCGGGTGAGATCGAATTCGTGCGGACGTTCTGGATGCTGATGCCCACGGAGCTCAAGGACATCGCGAGGATGCGCACCACCTGGGATTTCCTGCGGGAGAAGGCGGATGCGAGTCAGGCGGTGTTGATGGGGCGGGTGGGGTAA
- a CDS encoding YebC/PmpR family DNA-binding transcriptional regulator produces the protein MGAQWKAKHKEAAANAKGRVFGKLSKEIMIAARNGADPDMNPKLRLVVEQAKKASMPRDTLERAIKKGAGLLDGGASFERVVYEGFAPHRVPVIVECLTDNVNRTVAEIRVLFRKGQLGASGSVAWDFDYLGMVEATPASADADPELAAIEAGAQDFEPGSEDGDTLFLTDSTDLDAVCRALPEHGFTVASAKLGYKAKNPVSLSGAELEEVEAFLDALDGNDDVQNLYVGLA, from the coding sequence ATGGGCGCCCAGTGGAAAGCCAAACATAAAGAAGCCGCAGCCAACGCCAAGGGCCGCGTGTTCGGCAAGCTGTCGAAGGAAATCATGATCGCCGCGCGCAACGGCGCCGACCCGGACATGAACCCGAAACTGCGCCTGGTGGTCGAGCAGGCTAAAAAGGCCTCGATGCCGCGCGACACCCTGGAGCGCGCGATCAAGAAAGGCGCAGGCCTGCTCGACGGCGGCGCCAGCTTCGAGCGCGTGGTCTACGAAGGCTTCGCCCCGCACCGCGTACCGGTGATCGTCGAATGCCTGACCGACAACGTGAACCGTACCGTGGCGGAAATCCGCGTGCTGTTCCGCAAGGGCCAGCTCGGCGCCTCGGGCTCGGTAGCCTGGGACTTCGATTACCTGGGCATGGTCGAGGCTACTCCGGCCAGCGCCGACGCCGATCCTGAACTGGCCGCCATCGAAGCCGGCGCCCAGGACTTCGAGCCGGGCTCGGAAGACGGCGACACCCTGTTCCTCACCGACTCCACCGACCTGGACGCCGTCTGCCGCGCCCTGCCCGAGCACGGCTTCACCGTCGCCTCGGCCAAGCTGGGCTACAAGGCGAAGAACCCGGTCAGCCTGTCCGGCGCCGAACTGGAAGAAGTCGAAGCCTTCCTCGATGCCCTGGACGGCAACGACGACGTGCAGAACCTCTACGTCGGCCTGGCGTAA
- a CDS encoding FKBP-type peptidyl-prolyl cis-trans isomerase, translating to MSDELRIEDIQLGDGKAVVKGALITTQYKGTLEDGTVFDSSYDKGRPFQCVIGTGRVIKGWDIGLMGMQVGGKRKLFVPAHLAYGERQIGAHIKPNSNLVFEIELLEVLTRDD from the coding sequence ATGAGCGACGAACTGCGCATCGAGGACATCCAGCTGGGCGACGGCAAGGCCGTGGTCAAGGGCGCGCTGATCACCACCCAGTACAAGGGCACCCTGGAGGACGGCACCGTCTTTGACTCCTCCTACGACAAGGGCCGGCCCTTCCAGTGCGTGATCGGCACCGGCCGCGTCATCAAGGGCTGGGATATCGGCCTGATGGGCATGCAGGTTGGCGGCAAGCGCAAGCTGTTCGTACCGGCGCACCTGGCCTACGGCGAGCGGCAGATCGGCGCGCACATCAAGCCCAACTCGAATCTGGTGTTCGAGATCGAGCTGCTGGAAGTGCTCACCCGCGACGACTGA
- a CDS encoding LLM class flavin-dependent oxidoreductase, protein MKSLSETAFSMLDLVPIRDQGTVSEALNNAVDVARHVERLGFTRYWLAEHHNMDGIASSATSVLIGHIAGKTAHIRVGSGGVMLPNHPPLVIAEQFGTLASLYPGRIDLGLGRAPGADHATMRALRRDRLMGDGEDFPEQVAELEMLLGPRRPQQTLLAVPGEGTRVPIWLLGSSLFSARLAAEKGLPYAFASHFAPRYLHDALRIYRQNFRPSAILDEPYAMIGVPLIAAPTDEEADYLATTAFQRVLALIRGESLKQKPPVERMTGLWLPHEQEAVGNFFGLAVIGGPEKVRSRLEILVEQTGANEIMFTSDIYDHALRLRSLEIVAGLR, encoded by the coding sequence ATGAAGTCCCTGTCCGAAACCGCTTTCTCCATGCTCGACCTGGTGCCCATCCGCGACCAGGGCACCGTCAGTGAAGCGCTGAACAATGCCGTGGATGTCGCTCGCCATGTCGAGCGCCTCGGCTTCACCCGCTACTGGCTGGCCGAACACCACAACATGGACGGCATCGCCAGCTCGGCAACCTCCGTGCTGATCGGCCACATCGCCGGCAAGACCGCGCACATCCGCGTCGGCTCCGGTGGGGTGATGCTGCCCAACCATCCGCCGCTGGTGATCGCCGAGCAGTTCGGTACCCTCGCCAGCCTCTATCCGGGGCGCATCGACCTGGGCCTCGGCCGCGCGCCGGGCGCCGACCATGCGACCATGCGCGCCCTGCGTCGCGACCGCCTGATGGGCGATGGCGAGGACTTCCCCGAGCAGGTCGCCGAACTGGAAATGCTGCTTGGCCCGCGTCGTCCGCAGCAGACCCTGCTGGCCGTGCCGGGCGAGGGCACGCGGGTGCCGATCTGGCTGCTCGGCTCCAGCCTGTTCAGCGCGCGCCTGGCTGCGGAGAAGGGCCTGCCCTATGCCTTCGCCTCGCATTTCGCGCCACGCTACCTGCACGACGCGCTGCGCATCTACCGGCAGAATTTCCGCCCCTCGGCGATCCTCGATGAACCCTACGCAATGATCGGCGTGCCGCTGATCGCCGCGCCCACCGACGAGGAAGCCGACTACCTGGCGACCACCGCCTTCCAGCGCGTGCTGGCGCTGATCCGTGGCGAAAGCCTGAAGCAGAAGCCGCCGGTGGAGCGCATGACCGGCCTGTGGCTGCCGCACGAGCAGGAAGCGGTGGGCAACTTCTTCGGCCTGGCGGTGATCGGCGGACCGGAGAAGGTGCGCAGCCGCCTGGAAATCCTGGTCGAGCAGACCGGCGCCAACGAGATCATGTTCACCAGCGACATCTACGATCACGCGCTGCGCCTGCGCTCGCTGGAGATAGTCGCCGGGCTGCGTTGA